A window of the Kosakonia radicincitans DSM 16656 genome harbors these coding sequences:
- a CDS encoding type II secretion system F family protein has protein sequence MSKTHSWEVTYLDNGKRKKMRTQAESAIAARHQLQQAGHAVVRVIPQKQQQIKRFALGLFLQELVALLEAGLVVTEAIETLRACSTDEQVLEMLERLLEKLYAGCQLSQAMSAQPEIFPPLLVNTVASSEQTGHLANALKRYHYYEQRIEQLRKRIRGTLTYPVIVLSVGGLIICFLLGFIVPSFSQVFEGMNTLTDSARLILWWGNLVKHSGQELLLALAACLAFFFLLFRQPVVKQTLFSLVLKIPQLRQQQFLGILVRFYRTLGLLIEGGVPVPHALRLAKAVLPASHHQRLNRVLEHVLAGNTLSESLESQQLTTPVAMRLIQVGERSGELAGMCERIAAFYDEALERAIDSFTRIFEPVLMMIVGGIVGLVVFLLYMPIFEMAGSMS, from the coding sequence ATGAGCAAAACGCATAGCTGGGAAGTCACTTATTTAGATAATGGCAAGCGTAAAAAAATGCGTACTCAGGCAGAAAGCGCGATTGCTGCCCGTCATCAATTACAGCAAGCGGGTCATGCCGTTGTGCGGGTTATTCCGCAAAAACAACAGCAGATTAAACGCTTCGCCCTTGGTTTATTTCTTCAGGAACTGGTGGCGCTGCTTGAAGCGGGCCTGGTGGTCACTGAAGCCATCGAAACGCTGCGCGCCTGCTCTACCGATGAGCAGGTTCTTGAAATGCTCGAAAGGTTGCTGGAAAAACTCTATGCCGGTTGCCAACTTTCGCAGGCGATGAGCGCACAACCGGAAATCTTCCCGCCTTTACTGGTGAATACGGTGGCTTCATCGGAGCAAACCGGGCATCTGGCCAACGCGCTGAAGCGTTATCACTATTACGAACAACGGATTGAGCAACTGCGTAAACGCATTCGCGGAACGCTTACCTACCCGGTGATTGTGCTGTCGGTAGGCGGATTAATTATCTGTTTTCTTTTGGGGTTTATCGTCCCCAGCTTTTCACAAGTATTTGAAGGGATGAACACGCTGACTGACAGCGCCCGGCTTATTTTGTGGTGGGGAAATCTGGTCAAGCACTCGGGGCAGGAACTGTTGCTGGCGCTTGCCGCCTGTCTGGCGTTTTTCTTTTTGCTTTTCCGACAGCCAGTGGTGAAACAAACCTTGTTCAGCCTGGTGCTGAAAATTCCTCAGCTCCGGCAGCAACAATTTCTGGGCATTCTGGTGCGTTTTTACCGCACGTTAGGTCTGTTGATTGAGGGCGGTGTCCCCGTGCCGCATGCGCTGCGCCTGGCAAAAGCCGTTCTGCCAGCCAGCCACCATCAGCGCCTCAACAGAGTGCTGGAACACGTGCTGGCGGGCAATACGTTATCGGAATCTCTTGAAAGCCAGCAACTGACAACGCCGGTTGCCATGCGCCTGATCCAGGTGGGCGAGCGCAGCGGCGAGCTGGCGGGAATGTGCGAGCGTATTGCGGCTTTTTATGATGAGGCGCTGGAACGTGCCATTGATTCATTTACCCGCATCTTTGAACCCGTATTGATGATGATTGTCGGCGGGATTGTCGGGTTAGTGGTGTTTTTACTCTATATGCCGATTTTCGAAATGGCAGGGAGCATGTCCTGA
- a CDS encoding lytic transglycosylase domain-containing protein yields the protein MIRLLIVLVLLSVQPAMANCWRSAGERYGIEPELLQAIGIVESGLLPSAINGNKNGSTDIGLMQINSQHFSQLKKYNITQHALMNDPCQNVMVGAWILAGQMRLFGYSWEAVGAYNAGNGRDSKTKMWRKRYIKKVAPVYLRLKNKHKD from the coding sequence ATGATCAGGCTGCTCATCGTGTTAGTTCTGCTCTCCGTGCAGCCAGCGATGGCAAATTGCTGGCGTAGCGCTGGCGAACGTTATGGTATCGAACCTGAATTGTTGCAAGCGATTGGTATCGTGGAGTCAGGATTATTGCCATCGGCAATCAATGGAAATAAAAATGGCTCCACGGATATTGGTCTTATGCAGATTAATAGTCAGCATTTCAGCCAATTAAAAAAATATAACATTACACAACACGCATTAATGAATGATCCTTGCCAGAACGTTATGGTGGGAGCCTGGATTTTAGCAGGACAGATGCGTTTATTTGGCTATAGCTGGGAAGCGGTCGGCGCATATAACGCCGGCAATGGCCGTGACAGTAAAACTAAAATGTGGCGCAAGCGCTACATAAAGAAAGTTGCTCCCGTTTATCTGCGGTTGAAAAATAAGCATAAGGATTGA
- the gspG gene encoding type II secretion system major pseudopilin GspG, translated as MKKIDVKFKAQQGFTLLELLVVLMIIALLAGFVGPKLFSNVDQAKEKTAMRQMHSFADALIQYRLDTGSYPTEQQGLSVLVEKPSDATNWNGPYLAQQIPQDPWGHEYQWHNPARAEQKVYEVEISTADKNGKDITYGF; from the coding sequence ATGAAAAAAATAGATGTTAAGTTTAAAGCTCAGCAGGGATTTACGCTCCTTGAACTGCTGGTGGTATTAATGATTATTGCGTTGCTGGCCGGGTTTGTTGGGCCAAAACTTTTTTCGAATGTCGATCAGGCAAAAGAGAAAACCGCAATGCGTCAGATGCATTCCTTTGCAGATGCATTAATCCAGTACCGACTGGATACCGGAAGCTATCCGACAGAGCAGCAAGGGTTAAGTGTTCTGGTTGAAAAACCGTCGGATGCCACCAACTGGAATGGCCCTTATCTGGCGCAGCAAATTCCGCAAGATCCGTGGGGCCACGAATACCAATGGCATAACCCTGCGCGAGCAGAACAAAAAGTCTATGAAGTTGAAATTTCCACCGCAGATAAAAACGGGAAGGATATCACTTACGGATTTTAA
- a CDS encoding LuxR C-terminal-related transcriptional regulator, with product MSINILIADEHTIIRRGMTSMINSLKTSNINTDKLDIDVVGDTSEQAELLNILATQKVDLLFLGYGLTTVKTGNPVSELDGIALVKWISSRYLKTKIIVLSPYNNTNLVRIVLEAGAKGYISRNTSERTLWRAITNVMMDEVYIERGLMDSLFRREAITPQELSTRESEVLRLLCRGLSLTTISTRMNISIKTVSAHKLRAMGKLNVRTDCQLYCLLFQTRMFDIAM from the coding sequence ATGTCAATTAATATATTAATTGCAGATGAACACACTATTATTCGTCGGGGGATGACCTCGATGATAAATTCATTAAAAACCAGCAATATAAATACTGACAAACTAGACATCGATGTCGTTGGCGATACCAGTGAGCAAGCAGAATTACTTAACATTCTCGCCACACAAAAAGTCGATCTTCTTTTCCTTGGCTATGGACTTACCACGGTTAAAACCGGTAACCCGGTATCGGAATTAGATGGTATTGCGTTAGTTAAGTGGATCTCCAGCCGTTATCTCAAGACGAAAATTATTGTCTTATCACCCTATAACAATACCAATCTTGTACGCATCGTTCTTGAAGCGGGCGCAAAAGGCTATATCAGCAGAAATACCAGCGAACGCACGTTGTGGCGCGCAATCACTAACGTAATGATGGATGAAGTTTATATTGAACGCGGTTTAATGGATTCGCTGTTCCGCCGCGAAGCCATTACCCCGCAGGAGCTGTCAACGCGCGAAAGTGAAGTCTTACGCTTATTATGCCGGGGGCTCTCTCTGACTACGATATCGACACGTATGAACATCAGTATCAAAACGGTGAGCGCACATAAGCTACGCGCGATGGGAAAACTGAATGTAAGAACAGACTGCCAGCTTTATTGTCTTTTATTCCAGACCCGGATGTTCGATATTGCGATGTAA
- a CDS encoding lytic polysaccharide monooxygenase: protein MKLSKVFLAVTTLCMAGGALAHGYVTEPASRAALCTAAQGNQNKDCGAGPQYEPQSVEGPDGFPALNAGPADGRLASAGVASMVNLDQQSASRWTKHPMKAGKNSFTWKFTAAHKTGSWKYYITKANWNPNQPLTRNSFEAQPFCEVTGNGAIANTNPKHECDVPERDGYQVIMAAWDVSDTGATFYNVIDVDFGGNNPAPAPGDEEENPAPGDEGDTPAPGDEGDTPAPGDEGDTPAPGDEGDTPAPGDEGDTPAPGDDTVAAWNATTVYSAPCQKVSYQGKVWVNGWWTRGEAPSSANQWGVWREPGSASAHTACK, encoded by the coding sequence ATGAAATTATCAAAAGTTTTTCTCGCAGTCACAACCCTTTGCATGGCCGGTGGCGCTTTAGCACATGGTTATGTTACCGAACCCGCTTCCCGCGCAGCGTTATGTACTGCTGCTCAGGGAAACCAGAACAAAGATTGTGGCGCAGGCCCGCAGTATGAACCGCAGAGCGTTGAAGGGCCGGATGGCTTCCCTGCTTTAAACGCGGGTCCGGCTGATGGACGCCTGGCGAGTGCTGGCGTGGCATCAATGGTTAATCTGGATCAGCAGAGCGCTTCTCGCTGGACTAAGCATCCAATGAAAGCGGGCAAGAACTCCTTTACCTGGAAATTTACCGCTGCGCATAAAACTGGCTCCTGGAAATACTACATCACTAAAGCAAACTGGAACCCGAATCAGCCGCTGACTCGCAACTCTTTTGAAGCCCAGCCTTTCTGCGAGGTTACAGGTAACGGCGCGATTGCGAATACCAATCCGAAGCACGAATGTGACGTACCGGAACGTGACGGTTATCAGGTAATTATGGCTGCCTGGGACGTCTCTGATACCGGCGCTACTTTCTACAACGTGATTGACGTTGATTTCGGCGGCAACAACCCGGCCCCGGCACCGGGCGATGAAGAAGAAAACCCGGCACCGGGCGATGAGGGTGATACTCCGGCACCGGGCGATGAAGGTGATACTCCGGCACCGGGCGACGAGGGCGATACTCCGGCACCGGGCGATGAAGGTGATACTCCGGCTCCGGGCGACGAGGGCGATACTCCGGCTCCGGGCGATGATACTGTTGCAGCATGGAACGCTACCACGGTTTACTCTGCACCTTGCCAGAAAGTTTCTTATCAGGGCAAAGTCTGGGTCAACGGCTGGTGGACTCGCGGTGAAGCGCCGTCCAGCGCTAACCAGTGGGGCGTATGGCGTGAGCCTGGCTCTGCTTCTGCGCACACTGCCTGTAAATAA
- a CDS encoding glycosyl hydrolase family 18 protein translates to MKKLSLAALITTALLSQSALAESNNHMMSYLTSWGLPQDAATQMMNAEVDTYLLSFGGWDQDGAIYTSDNIVGDVAYNDYWLPPAYTSWTQVKLAAPYKKMMVAFGGATYESIWAHLANETSRENIAQGLVKLLRKDFPVYQKGLQADQVQGPCSSANWDGSCNLANYQKAGTVQIDGIDFDFEKTARLSPEENNNLIKLVKRVRELLGPNSGKLISLTTYHVGADPLECSDSSVTDGCSFVENDRSTHHGEVLDLLQNSRDLFDFYNVMAYDAGPRFKYDVAMANYAKAVGDAKKIILGNTLTTQWGPEGRYAETRENNIARAAWQAANGYGGVFVWAMGSNDTGLSFADQIDYINDMKNAASGGVPETGNTVPVARATYQKEVQGAATVTLDASSSYDADGDTLTYTWTQVSGPQVTLNNASQQKATFTLNSTDVDATLGFKLTVNDGKDDSLPLAFSIKHLADDVAEEPEEPGEEPGEEPGEEPGENPGDNPGEEPGDNPGNGAVTAWNASTIYAQPCQKVTYQGKVWMNGWYVQGEAPSDANPWGAWRPEGSATMHTQCK, encoded by the coding sequence TTGAAAAAGTTATCATTGGCTGCATTAATTACTACGGCGTTACTCTCTCAGTCTGCACTGGCTGAATCAAATAACCATATGATGAGTTATCTGACTTCCTGGGGTTTACCTCAGGATGCAGCTACTCAAATGATGAATGCAGAAGTTGATACTTATTTGCTTTCGTTCGGTGGCTGGGATCAGGACGGTGCAATTTATACTTCTGATAATATCGTTGGTGATGTTGCTTATAACGATTACTGGTTACCGCCAGCTTATACTTCCTGGACTCAAGTTAAACTGGCTGCACCCTACAAAAAAATGATGGTGGCATTCGGTGGCGCAACATACGAAAGTATTTGGGCGCATCTGGCGAATGAAACCAGCCGTGAAAATATTGCTCAGGGTCTGGTAAAACTGCTGCGTAAGGATTTCCCGGTTTATCAAAAAGGCCTGCAGGCGGATCAGGTTCAGGGTCCATGCTCCAGCGCTAACTGGGATGGTTCCTGTAACCTGGCGAACTACCAGAAGGCGGGCACCGTGCAGATCGACGGTATCGACTTTGACTTCGAGAAAACCGCTCGTCTGAGTCCGGAAGAGAACAACAACCTGATCAAACTGGTTAAACGCGTACGTGAACTACTGGGCCCGAACAGCGGCAAGCTGATCAGCCTGACGACTTACCACGTGGGTGCTGACCCGCTTGAGTGCTCTGATTCTTCTGTGACCGACGGTTGCTCCTTTGTTGAAAACGATCGTTCCACTCACCATGGTGAAGTACTGGATCTGCTGCAAAACAGTCGCGATCTGTTTGATTTCTACAATGTAATGGCATACGATGCGGGTCCGCGCTTCAAGTATGACGTTGCAATGGCTAACTACGCGAAAGCGGTTGGCGATGCGAAGAAAATCATCCTCGGTAACACCCTGACCACCCAGTGGGGCCCGGAAGGTCGCTATGCTGAAACCCGCGAAAACAACATCGCGCGTGCCGCATGGCAGGCTGCAAATGGTTACGGCGGTGTATTCGTCTGGGCGATGGGCTCTAACGATACCGGCCTGAGCTTTGCTGACCAGATCGATTACATCAACGATATGAAGAATGCCGCCAGCGGCGGCGTGCCGGAAACCGGCAACACCGTTCCGGTTGCTCGTGCGACTTATCAGAAAGAAGTGCAGGGTGCAGCGACGGTAACGCTGGATGCTTCCAGCTCTTATGATGCGGATGGCGACACACTGACTTACACCTGGACCCAGGTTTCCGGGCCGCAGGTTACGCTGAACAATGCGAGTCAGCAGAAAGCGACTTTCACGCTGAACAGCACCGATGTGGATGCCACTCTGGGCTTTAAACTGACGGTTAATGATGGCAAAGATGATTCTCTGCCGCTGGCGTTCTCCATCAAGCACCTGGCTGACGATGTTGCAGAAGAGCCTGAAGAACCAGGTGAAGAACCAGGCGAAGAGCCGGGTGAAGAACCGGGCGAAAACCCAGGCGATAACCCGGGTGAAGAGCCTGGCGATAACCCAGGCAACGGTGCCGTCACAGCATGGAACGCTTCTACCATCTATGCTCAGCCTTGCCAGAAAGTAACTTATCAGGGCAAAGTCTGGATGAACGGCTGGTATGTTCAGGGCGAAGCGCCGTCCGACGCTAACCCGTGGGGCGCATGGCGTCCAGAGGGTTCTGCAACCATGCACACCCAGTGTAAATAA
- a CDS encoding ATP-binding protein, producing MLCLLCTFVMAAQGADEVKDAGSPFFSPSEKQWIREHPVIRVLAFDASAPMSFIDKKLNFSGISADLLTMVRIRTGLNFVVSDVSSFEALSEKIAAGEADMVAGIPTGHLPELRYSRVWLTSKYVLLTRSKTPAVRTLDGLSDRFVAVREDSLIARYLAAQYPQIKMIGTRSLTEAVDMLSAGQVDAAIGIEANTDYQIRRIGRDKIDISSLQGVNPLHVAFGVSAAAPELLSILDKVLDTIPDNDYQRLGSGWRYEGGAFWQRWRQHLWQIGVPTTMVLILSLLWGLSLRRQVKQRTRMQLRLKEQLTYMYNIMHAVPWPMVVRNLEGKMIDCNARFLAEMKVARGDVLGETIDVLPLPEYLKRGFRHDYVDVIETGRPQMGDRVLALDHSTKPRTVFHWIIPFHDSDGAIGGVCSGWMDVTEREELVQQLNDARDEALASSRAKSNFLSVMSHEIRTPLNAILGILELQIKQNVKEHHSQPMLEVAHDAAKNLLTVVGDILDIARIESGRMAIEPQKEDLIALTRSVVLLFQEATDQKQISIDLRIIGGNTCLLKIDPCRYKQILSNLLSNAIKFTHEGGIEVILQHQPTSDGRVEVALTVKDTGIGITPEDQQRLFKPFTQLGMEGENSRLGTGLGLFICRTLCDLMKGTLSLTSAPGEGTTVALQLCLPAAIASVAKPLDKTPRSKSLTTVKRVLIVDDYPPNLMLLRHQLEFLGHRVSEAQNGEEALTLWRMYDNFDYALIDCNMPVMDGFTLAQRLRAEERENDRERATLLGFTAIAQEEVIEQCLAAGMDGCLFKPCSQEEIAKWIK from the coding sequence GTGCTGTGTCTTCTCTGTACGTTTGTTATGGCGGCACAGGGTGCCGATGAGGTGAAGGACGCCGGGAGCCCTTTTTTCTCGCCCAGCGAAAAACAGTGGATTCGCGAGCATCCGGTCATCCGCGTACTGGCTTTTGATGCCAGCGCGCCGATGAGTTTTATCGATAAGAAACTGAATTTCAGTGGTATCAGCGCCGATCTGCTGACCATGGTGCGTATCCGTACCGGCCTCAATTTTGTGGTCTCCGATGTCAGCAGTTTCGAGGCGCTGAGCGAAAAGATCGCCGCCGGAGAGGCCGACATGGTGGCCGGTATCCCCACCGGTCACCTGCCGGAATTACGCTATTCGCGCGTCTGGTTGACCAGTAAATATGTTCTGTTGACGCGAAGCAAAACGCCAGCGGTAAGGACGCTTGATGGGCTTTCTGATCGTTTCGTTGCCGTGCGTGAAGACTCGTTGATCGCACGCTATCTCGCTGCGCAATATCCGCAGATCAAGATGATCGGCACCCGCAGTCTGACAGAGGCTGTGGATATGCTCTCCGCAGGCCAGGTGGATGCGGCGATCGGCATTGAGGCGAATACGGATTATCAAATCAGACGGATTGGCCGCGATAAAATTGACATTTCCAGCCTGCAAGGGGTTAATCCCCTGCATGTTGCTTTCGGTGTTTCAGCGGCCGCGCCGGAACTGCTCTCGATCCTCGATAAAGTGCTGGATACCATTCCGGATAATGATTATCAGCGGCTTGGTAGCGGCTGGCGCTACGAAGGCGGCGCATTCTGGCAGCGCTGGCGGCAACATCTTTGGCAAATCGGCGTTCCCACAACGATGGTGTTGATTCTCTCGCTGCTGTGGGGCCTTTCATTGCGACGCCAGGTTAAACAGCGCACGCGCATGCAGTTGCGGCTCAAAGAGCAGCTTACGTATATGTATAACATCATGCATGCCGTTCCCTGGCCGATGGTGGTGCGTAACCTTGAAGGCAAGATGATTGATTGCAATGCCCGCTTCCTGGCTGAAATGAAGGTTGCGCGCGGCGATGTGCTTGGTGAAACCATCGACGTTCTGCCGTTGCCTGAATACCTGAAACGCGGATTCCGGCACGACTATGTGGATGTTATCGAGACGGGGCGACCGCAGATGGGCGATCGGGTGCTGGCGCTGGATCACAGCACCAAACCGCGCACCGTTTTCCACTGGATCATTCCTTTCCATGATAGCGACGGGGCGATCGGCGGGGTCTGCAGCGGCTGGATGGATGTCACGGAACGCGAAGAGCTGGTGCAACAGCTTAATGATGCCCGGGATGAAGCGCTGGCATCGAGCCGGGCAAAGAGCAATTTCCTTTCGGTGATGAGCCATGAAATCCGCACGCCGCTGAATGCGATTCTCGGCATCCTCGAACTGCAAATTAAGCAGAACGTGAAAGAGCACCACTCTCAGCCGATGCTTGAAGTCGCGCATGATGCGGCAAAAAATTTGCTGACGGTCGTGGGCGATATTCTCGATATTGCGCGCATCGAATCGGGTCGCATGGCCATTGAGCCACAAAAAGAAGATCTGATCGCCTTAACCCGTTCGGTGGTGTTGCTCTTTCAGGAAGCGACCGATCAGAAGCAAATCAGCATTGATTTGCGGATAATTGGCGGCAATACCTGTCTGTTGAAGATCGATCCCTGCCGCTATAAACAGATCCTCTCTAATCTGCTGAGTAATGCGATTAAATTTACTCACGAAGGGGGAATTGAGGTCATTTTGCAGCATCAGCCCACTTCTGATGGCAGGGTTGAGGTTGCGCTCACTGTGAAAGACACCGGCATTGGCATCACTCCGGAAGATCAACAGCGCCTTTTCAAACCGTTTACGCAGTTAGGCATGGAAGGAGAAAACTCCCGGCTGGGAACCGGGCTGGGGTTGTTTATTTGCCGTACACTCTGTGACTTGATGAAAGGCACGCTCTCGTTAACCAGCGCGCCAGGTGAAGGGACAACGGTCGCGCTACAGCTTTGTTTGCCCGCGGCTATTGCCAGCGTGGCGAAGCCGCTGGATAAAACACCCAGGAGCAAATCGCTGACCACCGTTAAGCGGGTATTAATTGTGGATGATTACCCCCCCAATCTCATGTTGTTACGACATCAGCTTGAATTTTTGGGCCACCGGGTGAGCGAAGCGCAGAATGGTGAGGAGGCGCTGACACTGTGGCGGATGTATGACAATTTCGATTACGCCTTAATTGATTGCAATATGCCGGTGATGGATGGCTTCACGCTGGCGCAGCGGTTACGCGCAGAGGAGCGGGAAAATGACCGCGAGCGGGCAACCTTGCTTGGCTTTACGGCGATTGCGCAGGAAGAGGTTATTGAGCAATGTCTGGCCGCGGGAATGGATGGTTGTTTATTTAAACCTTGTTCTCAGGAAGAAATAGCGAAATGGATTAAATAA
- a CDS encoding Hpt domain-containing protein, producing MPLLVITHRCEQQYRLQHAHPQKRIAGFNDAPGLLKQHRYHAIVFELDEQEKAGCDALENILAAELAGDVATTPLLLGCGDWSREQQENRLRLKGFDRLLPLMFSDEQVRAIPLRPEPDLHELCALAGHQQPVIEAMIPTLLRTLSSDLRQLENLQHDGSLIQIADLAHRMKSSFHLLGMRYARRRCITMERLPALLHEQRVNEAQATKMRHRFGIAVHESYQFLQRALGVTANE from the coding sequence TTGCCACTTCTTGTTATTACTCACCGTTGCGAGCAACAGTACAGATTACAGCATGCGCACCCGCAAAAGCGTATTGCTGGCTTCAACGACGCGCCCGGCCTGCTTAAGCAACACCGGTACCACGCCATAGTTTTCGAGCTCGACGAGCAGGAAAAGGCGGGTTGTGACGCCCTGGAAAACATTCTTGCCGCAGAACTGGCGGGCGATGTGGCGACAACGCCGCTGCTGCTGGGCTGTGGTGATTGGTCGCGGGAGCAGCAGGAGAATCGGCTGCGGCTCAAAGGTTTTGATCGACTGCTGCCGCTGATGTTTTCTGATGAGCAGGTCAGGGCTATTCCACTCAGGCCAGAGCCGGATCTGCACGAACTTTGTGCGCTGGCCGGCCACCAACAGCCAGTTATAGAGGCGATGATCCCGACGCTGCTGCGAACGTTAAGCAGCGATCTCCGCCAACTGGAAAACCTGCAACATGATGGATCGCTGATACAGATAGCTGATTTGGCACACCGCATGAAATCCTCTTTTCACCTGTTGGGCATGCGCTATGCCCGGCGCCGTTGCATCACCATGGAAAGATTGCCTGCACTGCTCCACGAACAGCGGGTAAATGAAGCGCAAGCCACGAAGATGCGCCATCGCTTTGGTATCGCGGTGCATGAAAGTTATCAATTTTTGCAGAGAGCGTTGGGCGTTACCGCGAATGAATAG
- a CDS encoding response regulator transcription factor: protein MLKPKKVLIADDHPIYLMGLRALLNPLSRQYHIVDEAMTTDELVVKLEQQPADILITDFSMPGTRYNDGLALIQLLKRRWPELLIIVVTMVSNPGLQRSLMRLGVHRVLNKASLSTELLHTMKSLTSTMAAGRIGSIKERTTTKTAVHLTPKENEVLRLLLRGMTVNEISVRLSRTKQTVSAQKKSAMRKLGATSEYELYQSVQQLGLIS from the coding sequence GTGCTGAAGCCAAAAAAGGTGCTGATTGCTGACGATCATCCTATTTATCTGATGGGATTACGGGCACTGCTTAACCCACTTTCCCGTCAGTACCACATTGTTGATGAAGCCATGACTACCGACGAGCTAGTGGTGAAGCTTGAGCAGCAACCTGCGGATATTTTAATCACCGACTTCAGCATGCCGGGTACCCGGTACAATGACGGACTGGCGTTGATACAACTGCTGAAAAGACGCTGGCCTGAGCTATTAATTATCGTCGTTACCATGGTGAGCAATCCTGGTCTCCAGCGTTCGCTAATGCGTCTTGGCGTACACCGCGTGCTGAATAAAGCCAGCCTCTCTACCGAATTGTTGCATACGATGAAAAGTCTGACGTCCACCATGGCGGCAGGCCGGATCGGTAGCATCAAAGAGCGAACAACGACGAAAACAGCGGTTCACCTAACACCAAAAGAGAATGAAGTTCTGCGTCTGTTGCTGCGCGGAATGACGGTGAATGAAATCAGCGTCAGGCTGAGCCGTACCAAGCAGACCGTTAGCGCACAAAAGAAGAGCGCGATGCGTAAATTAGGCGCCACGTCGGAGTATGAGCTTTATCAGTCCGTACAGCAGCTCGGATTAATCAGTTAA
- the secF gene encoding protein translocase subunit SecF: MAQDYTVEQLNHGRKVWDFMRWDNWAFIISGGLLILSIVVMGVRGFNWGLDFTGGTVIEISLEKPADMDLMRDALEKAGFAEPLLQNFGSSRDIMVRMPPAQGETGGQVLGSKVVSVINEATSQNAAVKRIEFVGPSVGADLAQTGGMALLVALICILIYVGFRFEWRLAAGVVIALAHDVIITMGVLSLFHIEIDLTIVASLMSVIGYSLNDSIVVSDRIRENFRKIRRGTPYEIFNISLTQTLHRTLITSGTTLVVILMLYLFGGAMLKGFSLTMLIGVSIGTASSIYVASALALKLGMKREHLLQQKVEKEGADQPSILP, from the coding sequence GTGGCACAGGATTATACTGTTGAACAATTGAACCACGGCCGTAAAGTCTGGGACTTTATGCGCTGGGACAACTGGGCTTTCATCATTTCCGGCGGGCTGCTGATCCTCTCCATCGTTGTGATGGGTGTTCGCGGCTTTAACTGGGGCCTGGACTTTACTGGCGGTACGGTTATTGAAATTTCGCTGGAAAAACCAGCGGACATGGATTTAATGCGTGACGCGCTGGAGAAAGCGGGCTTTGCGGAACCGCTGTTGCAGAACTTCGGCAGCAGCCGTGACATCATGGTGCGTATGCCGCCTGCGCAGGGTGAAACCGGCGGGCAGGTACTGGGCAGCAAAGTTGTCAGCGTGATTAACGAAGCGACCAGTCAGAACGCTGCGGTGAAACGCATCGAGTTCGTCGGCCCGAGCGTCGGGGCGGATTTGGCGCAAACCGGCGGTATGGCGCTGCTGGTTGCGCTGATCTGTATCCTGATTTACGTTGGGTTCCGCTTCGAATGGCGTCTGGCGGCGGGTGTGGTTATCGCTCTGGCGCACGACGTGATCATTACCATGGGCGTGCTGTCGCTGTTCCATATCGAGATTGACCTGACTATCGTGGCATCGTTGATGTCGGTGATCGGCTACTCGCTCAACGACAGTATCGTGGTATCGGACCGTATTCGTGAGAACTTCCGCAAGATCCGTCGCGGTACGCCGTATGAGATCTTCAATATCTCGCTGACGCAGACCCTGCATCGTACCTTGATCACCTCCGGCACCACGCTGGTTGTGATCCTGATGCTGTATCTCTTTGGCGGAGCGATGCTGAAAGGCTTCTCGCTGACCATGCTGATCGGGGTTTCCATCGGTACGGCGTCTTCCATCTACGTTGCATCGGCGCTGGCGCTGAAGCTGGGGATGAAGCGCGAACATCTGTTGCAGCAGAAAGTAGAGAAAGAAGGGGCGGATCAGCCGTCAATTCTGCCGTAA